TGCACATGCGGCCAGGCATCTCCAGCCTGAACCCGACAGCTCACCTCGCAGGCGACGGAGAGGAATTCGCCATGCCCTCGATGGGTAAGCACCGTCGTGCCAAGTCCAGCCCCCTGACCCGCGGACTCGTCGCCGTGACCGCAGGTGGAGCCGTCCTCGCCCTGCCGGTGATCGGTGCGACCACCGCGTCCGCGGCGCCCGCGCAGTCGGTCTCCGCCGAAAAGGCAGTGGCTCCGGCAGCCGCTCCCGCCAAGGCAATTACCGCCCAGAAGGCCGGGATCACCAGCTATTCCGTCGTCAAGGGTGATTCCCTGCACAAGATCGCCGATGCGCATTCCCTGAGTGGCGGCTGGAAGAAGCTCTACAAGGACAACCGAAAGGCCATCGGCGGCAATCCGGGTCTGATTCACCCGGGCCTGGAGCTGACCGTGGGCGCCAAGGCCACGGCCAGGGCCTCCGGTTCGTCCTCCGACCGTGCCGCCGCGAGCAGCGACCGCGCCGACCGCTCCGAGCGTTCGACCACGCTGGCCGCGAAGACCGCCGCCCCCGCCGCCGCGAAGGCCACGACGTACACGAACGACCTCGACGGCTGGATCAAGGAGTCGCTCGCCGTCATGGCAGAGCACGGCATCCCCGGCACCTACGAGGGCATCCACCGCAACATCATGCGCGAGTCCTCGGGCAACCCTCAGATCGTCAACAACTGGGACTCCAACGCCGCCGCGGGCACCCCGTCGAAGGGCCTGCTCCAGGTCATCGACCCGACCTTCCAGGCGTACCACGTGCCCGGTACGTCCACGGACAGCTTCGACCCGGTCGCGAACATCACCGCCGCGTGCAACTACGCCGCCGACAAGTACGGCTCCATCGACAACGTCTTCGGCGCCTACTGATCCACCGGCACCGGCCGCGGTTCACGACTGCCGGGTGGCGAGGGTCCGACAGGCCCTCACCGCCCGGCAGTTCCGCGTCCGGGGCCGCCGTGGAAGACTCGCGCCATGCCCGAACTCCAGCTTCTTCGCCAGGACCACGCTGCGGCTCTGCTCGCCTTCGAGCAGGAGAACCGCGCCTACTTCGCCGCTTCGGTCCCGGACCGCGGCGACGAGTACTTCGCACGGTTCGACGCACGGCACAGCAGCCTCCTGGCCGAACAGGCCGAGGGACTGATCTACTTCCACGTGCTGGTCGGCGACGGTGGCGAGGTGCTGGGCCGGGTGAACCTGGTCGACGTGGCGGACGGCGCCGCCGACCTCGGGTACCGGATCGCCGAGAAGGCCGCCGGCCAGGGGCTGGCCACGAGCGCCGTCCGCCGGATATGCGTGCTGGCCGCCACGGCGTACGGTCTCACCGCACTGCGGGCCGCGACCACGCACGACAACCCCGGTTCCCAGGCCGTACTGGCCCGCACGGGGTTCGTCCGCACCGGCGAAACCGTACTCGGCGGCCGGCCGGGGATCGCCTACGCACGCTCGCTGGACGCGGAGGCACGGCTCGCCTGACACGGACGCCGGGGCCCACCGGCTCCACCGTTCCCCGGGCGGGCGACGAACCGGGGTGTCCGGCCCGCCACCGCCTGGGAAGGACTGCGCCGCCCGGCGTCAGTCGCTGTCCTTCTCCTCCTGGAGGATCTTGCCGTCGGCCGCGTTCACTTCGAACTCGGTCTTGTTCCAGTCCGCGTCGACCACGTCGACCGCCCAGACGAGGGTGTCGTTGTCGCCGGTGTCGAGGCCGATCGAGGTGACCGTGCCCTTCTGCTTGTCCGTGGCCACCTTGGCCGCCTGCTCGGGCGTCTGCTTCGCCTTGGCGATCCAGTCGGCCAATTCGCTCTTGTCGGCCGCGTCCTGATCGGTGTCCGCGGCCGTCTCGATCACCTTGCCGGTGACCGCGTCGATCCGGACGGTGTGCGCGGTTCCGTCCTCCTCGGCGACCTCGGCCACCCACTGCGGACCTGAGCCGCTCCCGCTCGGGCTGGGGCTGCCACTCGGCGAGGCACTGCCGCTCGGACTGCCACTCGGACTGGCCGTGCCACTCGGGCTGGCCGTGCCGCCGGGGCTCGCACTGCCGCTCGGCGAGGCACTCGCACTCGCGTCGGTGCTCCGGTCGGTGTCGTCGTCCAGGCCCTCCAGATCGAGCTCGGCCAGCTTGCTGCCCGGAACGGCCCCGACCGCGGTCGTCGCGGCCTTGTCGAAGGTGACCTTGGTGGCGCTGAGCAGCTTCTTGCGTGCGGCCTGGTCCTCGGTCGGCTTCGTCTTGCCGGACGGGCTGCCGGAAGGGCTCCCGTACGGGGAGGCCGTCTGCTTCGGGACGACCTTCGCGGCCTCCGATGTGGCCGCCCCGGTCTGGTCACGGCTCTCCTGCCCGCAGCCCGCGAGCAGCGCGGAAGCGACGACGGCGCACAGGGCGCCGCCGGCGACACGAAGGCTGCGGGCACGCGCGGACGCGGTGGCTTTTCGTCGGAATTCAAGGCTCATACACGCATCACTAGCCCCCTGACCGGCCGGTCATGTTGTCCTACCGGACGGGTCACCCGATCGAACGTGCGTCTCCTCCCGTTGGCGGCCCGCCCGCCCGGGCGCGCCGTGGGCGAGGGTGCGAAACAATGGGACACACGGACCACCGGCCCCTGCCGGTACCCGGTCGGGAGGCCCCCATGGATTACCCCGAGAGTTACGAGCTGATCTTCCAGACGTACGGCGCGGCGGACGACGTGGTGGTCGTCCGGATGAGCGACCGGTCCGGGGCGGGCGGATACCCCGTGTACGAGGACGAGACCGGAATCGTCCGCGCGGAGATCAGTGAACGCGGCGAAATACGCATGCTGGCCAGCGGCGGCCACCAGGCACCGGGCATCCCCCTGCTCGCGCGGCCCTTGAGCGAGGGATCACCCCGCACCCGCTGAGCGGACCGGCACACACCGCGGCGCCCTGCGCGTCGCGGTGCGCTGTGTGCTGTGTGCTGCCACGGCACACCCAGACACAACCGGAAGTCCGTTCATGCCCGCTCCATGCCCGAATCTGTTTACATTCCGGCACCCTGGACGTAACCTGAGCGCGAAACCACAGACTCGGGCATGAAACGGATACGAAACCACATGTACGCACCGGAGCGGCAGCAGGAAATCCTCCGCCTCGCCCAGGAGAGCGGACGCGTCGACGTGCTCTCCCTCGCAGAGGAATTCCAGGTGACCGCCGAGACCGTGCGGCGCGACCTCAAGGCGCTCGACCGGGCGGGGCTCCTGCGCCGGGTCCACGGCGGCGCGATTCCGGTGGGACGGCTCGGCTTCGAGCCCGACCTCGCCGAGCGCGACACCGTGGCCGCGGACGAGAAGGACCGGATCGCCGCCGCCGCCCTCGGCGAGCTCCCCCCGGACGGCAACGTGATCATCGACGCGGGCACCACGACGGCCCGGCTGGCCGCCGCCCTCCCGGTCGAGTCCGCCCTGACGGTGGTGACCCACGCACTGCCCGTGGCGGCCCGCCTCGCCGACCATCCCGGCATCGCGCTGCACCTGGTGGGCGGACGGGTCCGGCACCGTACCCGCGCGGCCGTAGACGCCTGGGCGCTGAGCGCCTACGCGGAGATCAACGCCGACGTCCTCCTGCTCGCCACCAACGGGGTATCCGCCGACGGCGGCCTGACCACCCCCGACCTCGCCGAGGCCGCGGTGAAGCGGGCCATGATCGCGGCAGCCCGGCGGGTCGTGCTCCTCGCGGACTCGGGCAAGTTCGGCCAGGAGCACTTCGCCCGCTTCGGCGATCTTTCCCACGTCGACCTGCTCATCACCGACACGGGGCTCAGCCCCGAGGACGCCCTCGCCATCGAGAGCCGGGGCACGGAAGTGGTACGCGCATGATCCTCACGGTCACTCCCAATCCGAGCCTCGACCGCACCTACGAACTGCGCGACCTCACCCGCGGCGCGGTCCTGCGCGCCACGACGGACCGCGTCGACCCCGGAGGCAAGGGCATCAACGTCTCCCGCGCGGTAGCGGCGGCGGGACACCGTACGGTCGCGGTCGCCCCCCTGGGCGGGCCCGAGGGCGCACTGCTCGCCCGGCTGCTCGGGGAGCACGGCATCGAGGCCGCGGGGGTGCCGATCGCCGGCAGCACCCGCGTCAACATCACGCTGGTCGAAGCCGACGGCACCCTCACCAAGGTCAACGCGAGCGGGCCCGCCCTCACGGAGTCCGAGGCCGAGACCCTGCTGGAGACGGTACGGACCCGGTCCTCGGACACGGACTGGATCGCCTGCTGCGGCAGTCTGCCGCGGGGGCTGCCCCCCGAGTGGTACGCGGAGCTGGTGGCACGCAGCCACCGGGCCGGAGCGCGGATCGCCCTCGACAGCTCCGGCCCCGCCCTGCTCGCCGCACTGCGCGAGCGGCCCGATGTGATCAAGCCGAACGCGGAGGAGCTCTCCGAAGCGGTCGGGCGGCCTCTCGCGACCGTCGGTGACGCGGTCAAGGCGGCGGAGGAGTTGCGCGGACGCGGGGCACAGGCGGTACTCGCCAGCCTCGGAGCCGACGGACAACTCCTGGTGGACCGGTCGGGGACGTACTTCGGCAGCGCCCGGGTGGACACCGTCCGCAGCAATGTCGGCGCCGGGGACGCCTCGCTCGCCGGCTTCCTGGCAGCCGGCGGCGCGGGCCGGTCCGCACTTGCGGCGGCCGTCGCGCACGGCGCGGCGGCGGTCCAGCTCCCCGGGAGCGTGATGCCCACCCCGGCCGACCTCGACGTCTCCTCGGTCGTCACGACCACGGACATCCCCCTGGACCGCGCGCTCACGGAGCCCGCGCGATGACGTCCGCATCCCTGTCCCCGGGTGAAAGCCCGCAGTCCCTGTCCCCCCAGCCGCCACGGCGGTCCACGAGCAAGGAGTCCCGCGATGAGTGAGCTCATCACCGCGGATCTGGTCGACCTCGATCTGTCCGCCGAGACGAAGGACGCCGCAGCGAGGTCTCTAGCCGAGCGGATGGTCACCGCCGGGCGCGTCACCGACCTCGACGGCTTCCTCGCCGACGTGGCCGCCCGTGAGGCGCAGATGCCGACCGGCCTGGACGGCGGCATCGGTATCCCGCACTGCCGCAGCGAGCACGTCGGCGCGCCGACTCTGGCCTTCGGGCGCAGCGGACGGGGCATCGACTTCGGTGCGCCGGACGGACCGGCGGACCTGGTCTTCCTCATAGCGGCGCCCGCCGGCGCCGACGACGACCACCTCACCATCCTCTCGGGCCTGGCACGCCGGCTGATGGACCCCGCTTTCACCGCCGCCCTGCGCGCGGAGGCCGATCCCGCCGCCGCGGCGGCCCTGATCCGCGGCGACGAGCCGGCCGCGGCGCCGGAGGAGCCGGTGCGGGAGACGGAGCCGGGCGGAGCCGGGCAACCCGAGGCGCCCGAACCGTTCCGGATCGTCGCCGTCACCTCCTGTCCCACGGGCATCGCGCACACCTACATGGCTGCCGAGTCCCTGGAGGCCGCAGCGCGCGCCGAGGGGATCCAACTCAGCGTCGAGACCCAGGGATCGGCAGGGTTCGAGCGGCTCGACCCGTCCGTCGTCGCCGCAGCGGACGCGGTGATCTGGGCACATGACGTCGACGTTCGCGAGAAGGCCAGGTTCGGCGGGAAGCCGATCGTCGACGTCGGGGTGAAGGCGGGGATCAACCGGCCCGCCGAGCTGATCGCCGAGGCCCGGCGCAAGGCCGCGCGGGGCGAGATCAGCGGGGTCGCCGACGACGGCTCGCGGCCGGAGGGGGCCGGATCCGGCGGCGGCAGCGCGCACTTCGGCGTCCGGCTGCGTACGTACCTGATGTCCGGGGTCAGTTACATGGTGCCGTTCGTCGCGGCGGGCGGGCTCCTGATCGCCCTGTCGTTCGCCATCGGTGGCTACGAGATCGCCAACGCGAAGTCCGTGGCCGACCACTTCGTCTGGGGCGAGGCCGACAGCTGGGCCGCGCTGCTCAACCAGATCGGCGGCGCCGCCTTCGGCTTCCTGGTCCCGGTGCTCGCGGGCTACATCGCGTACGGCATGGCGGACCGTCCCGCGCTCGTCCCCGGCTTCGTCGGCGGTGCCATCGCGCTCACCATCGACGCGGGGTTCCTGGGCGGCCTCGTCGCCGGTCTGCTGGCCGGTGCGGTGGTGATGGCGATCCAGCGGGTGAAGGTCCATCCCACGCTGCGCGGCATCATGCCCGTGCTGGTGATCCCCCTGGTCGCCTCGGCCGTCGTCGGATTCCTGATGTTCGTCGTCGTCGGCAAGCCGATCGCCTCGCTCCAGAAGGCACTCACCGACGCCCTCGACGGGCTCTCCGGTTCCAACGCGGTCATCCTCGGCGTCGTGCTGGGCCTGATGATGTGCTTCGACATGGGCGGACCGCTCAACAAGGTCGCCTACGCCTTCGCGGTCGGCGGGCTCGCCGACCCGACGCCCGGCAGCCTCAAGGTGATGGCGGCGGTCATGGCCGCCGGTATGGTGCCGCCGCTGGCGATGGCCCTCGCCACCACCGTGCGCGGCAGGCTGTTCACCCGCACCGAGCGGGACAACGGCCGTGCGGCCTGGGTGCTGGGTGCGTCGTTCATCAGCGAGGGTGCCATCCCGTTCGCGGCGGCCGATCCCCTGCGGGTGATTCCCTCGGTGATGGCCGGCGGTGCGGTCACCGGAGCCCTGTCGATGGCTTTCGGATGCACGCTGCGCGCACCGCACGGCGGCATCTTCGTCGTCCCGTTGATCGGCGGACCGTTCCTCTACCTGGTGGCGATCGCGGCAGGTACGGCGGTGGCGACCGCGCTGGTCGTCGTCCTCAAGGGCATGCGCCGCGCCCCGCAGGACCCCGCGCCCGCGGCCGATCTCCCGAAGGTGCCCGTGGCCGCCTGAGCGCGACCTGCCGGCCCGCCGTCCGGATGCACGGCTTCCAGTTCCGTACCCCACCCCACAGGAGTGACCCATGTACCAGTGCACCGTCGCCGTAGGTTCCCGCAGCGGACTGCACGCCCGGCCGGCCTCGTTGTTCGTCCAGGCCGCGGCCCGTCAGCCGGTCAAGGTGACCATCGGGCGGGAAGGAGAGCAGCCGGTCGACGCCCGCAGCATGCTCTCCGTGCTCGCCCTGGCGGCTCAGCACGGCGACCCCGTGGTGCTCTCGGCCATGGGTGACGGGGCCCGTGCGGCGGTCGACGAGCTCGCCGCCCTGCTCGCTCAGGACCTGGACGCCGGCGCCTGAACCGGCTTCCGGTCCGGCGCGGCCGTGCGTGACTCCTCTGCCTCCTGGCCGTCGACGGCCAGGAGGCAGAGGCGGATGTCAGCGGCCGAAGGTCGTGGGCACCGGCAGTGTGGCCCAGCGGGTCACCGGCCAGGCGACCACCACCGCACGTCCCACCACGTCGTCGACCGGCACCATGCCGCCCTCGGGGTCGTCCTGGTGGTAGCGCGAATCCCCTGACGCCTGACGGTGATCGCCCATCACCCAGACCCGGCCCTCCGGCACGGTGACCTTGAACTGACCGGCGTCGTCGGTGCTGCAGGGGGTGTTCCCCGGGAACACGTAGGGCTCGTCCAGCGCCTTGCCGTTCAGTTTCACCGGGCCGTCGCCCTTGCACTCCACGGTGTCCCCCGCCACGCCGATCACGCGCTTGATGAGGTCCTTCTCCTCGGCGGACGGCATCACCCCGACGAAAGCGAGCGCCTTCTGGAGCGCGTTGGGGGGCTCGGTCGGCACACCCGTCAGCCAGTTGGACGGATCGTGGAAGACGATCACTTCGCCGCGCTCGGGTTCGGAGCCGAACCAGGGGGTCAGTTTGTCGACGAGGACCCGGTCGCCCTTCTGAAGCGTGTTCTGCATGGATTCCGAAGGAATGGAGAACGCCTGCAGCAGGAAGGTCTTGATCAGCAGCGCCAGCAACAGCGCCACTCCGATGAGGACCGGGAGTTCCTTCCACAGGGGGCGCTGTTTCCTCGTGCGCGTCCTCGTCCGCCGTGCGCCCGTCAGCACCATCAAGCCGCTCCTCGCCCCGTGTTCGCCGCTGCCCGTGCGTGGGCAGGTCCCGGCTCACTCTAAGCGCGATCACTGTGAGGGAGGAGCGGATGAGGTGGTGGCCGAACTTTCAGGGGAACCTCCCCGGCACGGACTCACGGAGCCCGGGCATGATCCGAACGGAAAACCTAGGACGCGGCGGGCGGGGGTACGGGTTGCGCTGTGCCCGGCACATCGGGGACCGTGGCGCCTTCTCCGGCGCGCACCGCCTCTACCACCGACTGATGGAACGCACGGCTGGCCTCTTCGGTGGGGCAGCGTACGGGGCTGCCGGCCAAGGTGAACCAGTCCGAGGCGCCGCTGAACTGCACGGCCACTTCGGCCTCGCCGTCGGCCCATGTCGTATGGACGGTGAGATCGCCGCCCACGATTCCTGCTTCTTTGGTGCGGACTCCGCCGGCTCCCGCGAAGACCCCGCTGGTCGTCCATGAAGCCCAGCTCATGACGCGACGCCTTTCGGACAATGACAAGCCTGTCAAGGGGACTTCTCCGAGTATGACACCGCAGGTCGGAGCGTGCACGGGAGTGCCCCCGGGCCCTTGCGGCCCGGGGGCACCGGCGCCTCCTCGGGCCGGTCCGCCGGGCGCGTCACCGGCGTTCCAGCACTCCCCTGACGAATGCCGCCTGACCGGCGTGCTGGAGATCATCGGCCAGGACGCTCACCAGCCGGACACCCAGGGTGACCGGTGGTGACCAGTTCTCGTCCACGATCC
The Streptomyces sp. NBC_00234 DNA segment above includes these coding regions:
- a CDS encoding DUF6296 family protein, which codes for MDYPESYELIFQTYGAADDVVVVRMSDRSGAGGYPVYEDETGIVRAEISERGEIRMLASGGHQAPGIPLLARPLSEGSPRTR
- a CDS encoding transglycosylase SLT domain-containing protein — its product is MPSMGKHRRAKSSPLTRGLVAVTAGGAVLALPVIGATTASAAPAQSVSAEKAVAPAAAPAKAITAQKAGITSYSVVKGDSLHKIADAHSLSGGWKKLYKDNRKAIGGNPGLIHPGLELTVGAKATARASGSSSDRAAASSDRADRSERSTTLAAKTAAPAAAKATTYTNDLDGWIKESLAVMAEHGIPGTYEGIHRNIMRESSGNPQIVNNWDSNAAAGTPSKGLLQVIDPTFQAYHVPGTSTDSFDPVANITAACNYAADKYGSIDNVFGAY
- a CDS encoding PTS fructose transporter subunit IIABC, translated to MSELITADLVDLDLSAETKDAAARSLAERMVTAGRVTDLDGFLADVAAREAQMPTGLDGGIGIPHCRSEHVGAPTLAFGRSGRGIDFGAPDGPADLVFLIAAPAGADDDHLTILSGLARRLMDPAFTAALRAEADPAAAAALIRGDEPAAAPEEPVRETEPGGAGQPEAPEPFRIVAVTSCPTGIAHTYMAAESLEAAARAEGIQLSVETQGSAGFERLDPSVVAAADAVIWAHDVDVREKARFGGKPIVDVGVKAGINRPAELIAEARRKAARGEISGVADDGSRPEGAGSGGGSAHFGVRLRTYLMSGVSYMVPFVAAGGLLIALSFAIGGYEIANAKSVADHFVWGEADSWAALLNQIGGAAFGFLVPVLAGYIAYGMADRPALVPGFVGGAIALTIDAGFLGGLVAGLLAGAVVMAIQRVKVHPTLRGIMPVLVIPLVASAVVGFLMFVVVGKPIASLQKALTDALDGLSGSNAVILGVVLGLMMCFDMGGPLNKVAYAFAVGGLADPTPGSLKVMAAVMAAGMVPPLAMALATTVRGRLFTRTERDNGRAAWVLGASFISEGAIPFAAADPLRVIPSVMAGGAVTGALSMAFGCTLRAPHGGIFVVPLIGGPFLYLVAIAAGTAVATALVVVLKGMRRAPQDPAPAADLPKVPVAA
- a CDS encoding HPr family phosphocarrier protein; the protein is MYQCTVAVGSRSGLHARPASLFVQAAARQPVKVTIGREGEQPVDARSMLSVLALAAQHGDPVVLSAMGDGARAAVDELAALLAQDLDAGA
- a CDS encoding DeoR/GlpR family DNA-binding transcription regulator; this encodes MYAPERQQEILRLAQESGRVDVLSLAEEFQVTAETVRRDLKALDRAGLLRRVHGGAIPVGRLGFEPDLAERDTVAADEKDRIAAAALGELPPDGNVIIDAGTTTARLAAALPVESALTVVTHALPVAARLADHPGIALHLVGGRVRHRTRAAVDAWALSAYAEINADVLLLATNGVSADGGLTTPDLAEAAVKRAMIAAARRVVLLADSGKFGQEHFARFGDLSHVDLLITDTGLSPEDALAIESRGTEVVRA
- the lepB gene encoding signal peptidase I, translating into MVLTGARRTRTRTRKQRPLWKELPVLIGVALLLALLIKTFLLQAFSIPSESMQNTLQKGDRVLVDKLTPWFGSEPERGEVIVFHDPSNWLTGVPTEPPNALQKALAFVGVMPSAEEKDLIKRVIGVAGDTVECKGDGPVKLNGKALDEPYVFPGNTPCSTDDAGQFKVTVPEGRVWVMGDHRQASGDSRYHQDDPEGGMVPVDDVVGRAVVVAWPVTRWATLPVPTTFGR
- a CDS encoding PepSY domain-containing protein: MSLEFRRKATASARARSLRVAGGALCAVVASALLAGCGQESRDQTGAATSEAAKVVPKQTASPYGSPSGSPSGKTKPTEDQAARKKLLSATKVTFDKAATTAVGAVPGSKLAELDLEGLDDDTDRSTDASASASPSGSASPGGTASPSGTASPSGSPSGSASPSGSPSPSGSGSGPQWVAEVAEEDGTAHTVRIDAVTGKVIETAADTDQDAADKSELADWIAKAKQTPEQAAKVATDKQKGTVTSIGLDTGDNDTLVWAVDVVDADWNKTEFEVNAADGKILQEEKDSD
- a CDS encoding GNAT family N-acetyltransferase, encoding MPELQLLRQDHAAALLAFEQENRAYFAASVPDRGDEYFARFDARHSSLLAEQAEGLIYFHVLVGDGGEVLGRVNLVDVADGAADLGYRIAEKAAGQGLATSAVRRICVLAATAYGLTALRAATTHDNPGSQAVLARTGFVRTGETVLGGRPGIAYARSLDAEARLA
- the pfkB gene encoding 1-phosphofructokinase; the encoded protein is MILTVTPNPSLDRTYELRDLTRGAVLRATTDRVDPGGKGINVSRAVAAAGHRTVAVAPLGGPEGALLARLLGEHGIEAAGVPIAGSTRVNITLVEADGTLTKVNASGPALTESEAETLLETVRTRSSDTDWIACCGSLPRGLPPEWYAELVARSHRAGARIALDSSGPALLAALRERPDVIKPNAEELSEAVGRPLATVGDAVKAAEELRGRGAQAVLASLGADGQLLVDRSGTYFGSARVDTVRSNVGAGDASLAGFLAAGGAGRSALAAAVAHGAAAVQLPGSVMPTPADLDVSSVVTTTDIPLDRALTEPAR